A stretch of Vigna angularis cultivar LongXiaoDou No.4 chromosome 4, ASM1680809v1, whole genome shotgun sequence DNA encodes these proteins:
- the LOC108330864 gene encoding NDR1/HIN1-like protein 13, giving the protein MTDQSSKPNGNGAINGTAATNGNSAPVKSQLYNPNRQVYRPQSHYHRRGQRSHRNLCCCCCFWTILTVLAVALLAAIVGAALYVLYRPHRPEFSVTNLRIVKMNLTSSADSPSHLVTLFNLTLIAKNPNNHLIFFYDPFAVTVFSNSVPVGNGSVTAFTSDKNNQTSLRAVLSGSQDLDTDSLTNLRSGLKMKKGFPVEIQMDTKVKMKMDWLKSKKVGIRVTCDGIRGTVPAGKSPAVASVVDSECKVDLRIKIWKFSF; this is encoded by the coding sequence atgACGGACCAGTCCTCCAAACCCAACGGAAACGGCGCAATTAACGGCACCGCCGCCACTAACGGCAATTCCGCTCCCGTCAAGTCCCAACTGTACAATCCCAACCGTCAAGTTTACCGACCGCAATCCCATTACCACCGCCGAGGTCAGCGCTCCCACCGCAACctctgctgctgctgctgcttctGGACCATCCTCACCGTCCTCGCGGTGGCGCTCCTCGCCGCCATTGTCGGCGCCGCACTGTACGTACTGTACCGCCCTCACCGTCCCGAATTTTCCGTCACCAACCTCCGCATTGTCAAGATGAACCTCACTTCTTCCGCCGACTCTCCCTCGCACCTCGTCACGCTCTTCAACCTCACTCTCATCGCCAAAAACCCCAACAACCACCTTATTTTCTTCTACGACCCCTTCGCCGTTACGGTCTTCTCCAACTCCGTCCCCGTCGGGAACGGGTCCGTTACGGCCTTTACCTCCGACAAAAACAACCAGACGAGCCTCCGCGCGGTGCTGTCCGGTTCGCAAGATCTGGACACTGATTCGTTGACTAACCTGAGATCGGGTCTGAAGATGAAGAAGGGTTTCCCCGTTGAGATACAGATGGATACCaaggtgaagatgaagatggatTGGCTCAAGAGCAAGAAGGTGGGAATTCGAGTAACGTGCGACGGAATCAGAGGAACGGTTCCCGCCGGCAAGTCTCCGGCAGTGGCTTCCGTGGTGGATTCCGAGTGTAAGGTGGATCTTCGAATCAAGATCTGGAAGTTttccttttaa